Part of the Fibrobacter sp. genome, CCAGAAAAAAACGCGAGGCGTCAGGGAGTCGAGTACACGAATCATCGAAGGGATCGCCTTGGATTTTTTCTTTTCCTTGGTTCGTAGAGGAAAGTTGTGCGCATCCGCAAAGCTGGAATCCATATAGACAAAGAAAGTATCCCGTTGGAAGGAACCTCGACGTATGGAAATGGAATCCAGGATAGAGTCGGCATCGTTTTTCACCTTGAGGACAGAAACCCCGGAAATAAGATTTTCGCCAAGGATGATCTTCAAAGTTGTATCAGGCCTAAAGTATGGGGCGGCACAATCCTCTTCGGTAGCATGGATGTTAATGACCGGCTGGAGCAAAAGCACAGAATCCTGCTTTTCGTACTTGCGCTCAATGGAGGTAAGGGCACAATTGGAAAAGGACCAGATATCCTTTAGTTCAAGGAACAAGGTGTCACTGACCAAATGGAAAGCACGGCCTGAGTCCAGAGAAGCCCCCAGGAAGAAACCATGACCCGTAAACTCGTTTTCGCTGGAGGAAACACTGATAGGCCCATCGGAATCTTTTTCACAACCCACAAACATGAGCAAGGCGCAAGCCATGCACAAGGCGGCAACAAGACTCTTGATGTACTGGGGTTGGTTCATAGAACCAAAGTTATTAAAAACCTAGACTTTTTTCAAAGGTAGCCATGTCTTTTGCGTCTACCGGATGGGCTGCAGCGTAGAAATCCTTCCAGCGGATAAACAGACCATTCTGGCGGACAGTCAAGAAGAAAATGGAACTATCCTGAGGATTAAGCCTGCCAACAGACGCATCGGCAAGAACCAGGCTGCCTACAGACAAACTATCGTTCAAGGCTCCCATGCCGGAGGTTCTGCTAGTCACATTGTATCCGTGGTCTATTTCCACAAAGTATCCCAAGGAATCCTTCCCCATATCCAGAACCTTGCCCGGAAGCACGGGGAGAATAGGAGCTTCACCGATTCCCCTGAAAACGTCCATTGCCAGGAGGGATTCATGGCCTTCAAAATCGAAGTCGTCGGTAATGGTCAAGGCAGACCACTGCATAGGAAGCTGCGGGCATACGCCAGGGAACCTACATCCGGAATTCTTGGAAACCCAAACGTAATTGGAATCCTTGTTCGCCAAGTGAAGATACTCATAAACATTGCCATCTTCATGAAGTACCAGGCGAGCATTGGAAAAATCATCTGCCGGGGCAACCCAATGAAGCTTGGATGCAGCGCCACTGCGCAAGGAAGCCACATACCGCAAGAACGGATTGGGCAAGCTAAGGGACAATGTGGAATCGTTTATAATCCATGAACACTGGGCAAGGCCCTTTTCAAGGGCAAAGGGTGTTCCACCATAGCTTTTGCAAATGTTCTCCCAGTTTTCCATGTCCTCGGTTTCTTCGTTACCTGGCAAGGGCAGAGCATTGGCGATTGTCGTAACAAGCCCTGTCCAGTAAACAAAGAACGCAGCAACCGCCACAAATATCAAACGGAGCAAAGGGAACTTGTGGCGAGAAATGACTCGCTTTTTCTTTCCCTTATATTCCTGAAATTCGATGGGCATCGAAACTAGAAGCTAAAGAATGCGAAGGTTCCACCAATAGCAGCCAAGATCAGCAGCACGACGATAACAACCGTACGCACAGAGGACGGTTCCTCGTCAAAGGGAACATCAAGGCCACCCTTCTTCTTATTTTCGTCCTTTACGATGGCGTTGAAGCTCTTGGTAAAACGACGATGGGTACCGGTGCGGCGATCCAGGGACTGAGAAGCCTTCTGGGCAATGTCGCCGCGGATATTCTGGGAAGCAACCGCACCGCGGTGATGCTCCTGAACTTCTTCTTCGGGAGCTTCCTGCTCGGCGGTCTGAGCCTGCAGGGAGAAAGACATCAAGTCCTCCTCAAGGGAAAAGACTCGAATGGACTTGTCGAGGCCTGCCTTTTTGAGGCCATCCACAATAATCTTGTTGTTGGTAAGAACCGCGAACATGCCGCCACGCTTATGCATTTCCTGCTGGAACTGGATAAAGGCGTTGTAGGCATCGCTGTAAACGAAATCCAGGCCGGTCAAGTCAACGGCAAGGAACTTTTCATCGGCCTTGTCAGTCAAAAGCTGGCGAACGTCCTTTTTGAACTGTTCAGCATCAAAGGCCCCTATAGGATTAAGGGGTGCAGAGATCAAGTCAAAACTTCCGACTTCGCGATAATTCTTCAACTGAGGCATACTAGAAATATAAACTAAAAAAGGGAAAATGTGAAACTCATCACACAAAAAGCATTGTAAAAAGACGCCTTACTCTAGAATTTCGTCATCTTCCTCAACGATCATGGGTTTTGCAGGAGCTACAGGAGCAGATTCAACCTTTTCTACAGCAGGCGCTGCGGCAGGTTCTTCCAACTTTTCCTCGGAGACGGTCTCAGGAACGGTTTCGGGAATCACTTCGGCGGGAGCAGCCTCCTCGTAGTAGTCTTCCTCCACCTCTTCGGTCAAGACC contains:
- a CDS encoding STAS domain-containing protein, with the translated sequence MPQLKNYREVGSFDLISAPLNPIGAFDAEQFKKDVRQLLTDKADEKFLAVDLTGLDFVYSDAYNAFIQFQQEMHKRGGMFAVLTNNKIIVDGLKKAGLDKSIRVFSLEEDLMSFSLQAQTAEQEAPEEEVQEHHRGAVASQNIRGDIAQKASQSLDRRTGTHRRFTKSFNAIVKDENKKKGGLDVPFDEEPSSVRTVVIVVLLILAAIGGTFAFFSF
- a CDS encoding peptidase M23 is translated as MPIEFQEYKGKKKRVISRHKFPLLRLIFVAVAAFFVYWTGLVTTIANALPLPGNEETEDMENWENICKSYGGTPFALEKGLAQCSWIINDSTLSLSLPNPFLRYVASLRSGAASKLHWVAPADDFSNARLVLHEDGNVYEYLHLANKDSNYVWVSKNSGCRFPGVCPQLPMQWSALTITDDFDFEGHESLLAMDVFRGIGEAPILPVLPGKVLDMGKDSLGYFVEIDHGYNVTSRTSGMGALNDSLSVGSLVLADASVGRLNPQDSSIFFLTVRQNGLFIRWKDFYAAAHPVDAKDMATFEKSLGF